A genomic stretch from Falco cherrug isolate bFalChe1 chromosome 1, bFalChe1.pri, whole genome shotgun sequence includes:
- the FAM222B gene encoding protein FAM222B isoform X1, with translation MVHMHNRCTLKSIPSMSLPAFTHHQHTWSARDTTQKMRSAQYPTPAELDAYAKKVANNPLTIKIFPNSVKVPQRKHIRRTVNGLDTSGQRYSPYPSQATTKTGLLAIVKSPAKGIIKDFDGTRTRLLPEAMMNPPSTPYVAPSTLTHPQALARQQALQHAQTLPHPQSIPQPQTLQHPQGIPQPQSLPHPQGIPQPQTLPHPQNMQQPQGLQHPQTMAHQTLQHPPNPLLQPGLHGSRKMPDADAPPNVTVSTSTIPLSMAATLQQNQPPDLSSIVHQINQFCQARAGISTTSVCEGQIANPSPISRNLLINASTRVSTHNVPTPMPSCVVNPVDHAAAAIPPASVNVPMVNINRVPPAYQNEIKSVAWNQHQLVHLQQMCGDAAGPAGLAGKHPQREIAGQSFPGKTSNYPQELCMGQSFSLKPPIEKPTPSPPVNGLQGPLPYTNGHYFQPLWNNILPTPNSDSSGSQDLAMPFHGGQPAGAPLDCAGGTHYRAGAGPSSQNNVMQTMDYLSGDFQQSCFRDQSMAVLGKVHRPPMNRAPEPTDSRNLHIQHPGYR, from the coding sequence GGGACACTACACAGAAAATGAGATCTGCACAGTATCCTACCCCAGCAGAATTGGATGCTTATGCTAAGAAGGTCGCCAACAATCCACTGACTATAAAAATTTTTCCAAACAGTGTCAAGGTTCCCCAGAGGAAACACATACGCCGTACTGTGAACGGACTTGATACTTCGGGCCAGAGGTACAGTCCCTACCCGTCTCAGGCCACCACAAAAACAGGCCTCCTGGCGATAGTCAAATCTCCAGCAAAAGGAATTATCAAAGACTTTGACGGGACACGCACGCGTCTGCTGCCGGAAGCGATGATGAATCCCCCTTCCACACCATACGTTGCACCTAGCACTTTAACCCACCCCCAGGCGCTTGCTCGCCAGCAGGCTCTCCAGCATGCACAGACTTTGCCGCACCCCCAGAGTATACCGCAGCCACAGACTTTGCAGCACCCTCAGGGTATACCACAGCCACAAAGCTTACCGCACCCTCAGGGGATACCGCAGCCACAGACGCTGCCGCACCCTCAGAATATGCAGCAGCCGCAGGGCTTGCAGCATCCTCAGACCATGGCACACCAGACTCTGCAGCACCCCCCAAATCCTTTGCTGCAGCCGGGTTTACATGGAAGCAGAAAGATGCCGGATGCAGATGCGCCGCCGAATGTGACCGTGTCTACCTCAACCATTCCCCTCTCTATGgctgccaccctgcagcagaACCAGCCACCGGACCTGAGCAGCATTGTGCACCAGATTAACCAGTTCTGCCAGGCCAGAGCTGGCATTAGCACTACCTCAGTGTGTGAGGGACAGATTGCAAACCCCAGCCCTATAAGTCGCAACCTGCTTATCAATGCAAGTACCAGGGTATCTACTCACAATGTCCCTACACCCATGCCTTCCTGTGTAGTAAACCCTGTAgatcatgctgctgctgctattccTCCTGCCTCTGTTAATGTGCCCATGGTGAATATTAACAGGGTGCCGCCCGCGTACCAGAACGAAATCAAATCGGTTGCCTGGAACCAGCACCAGCTTGTGCATCTGCAGCAAATgtgtggggatgctgctgggccTGCTGGACTCGCAGGGAAGCACCCTCAGAGAGAGATCGCAGGGCAGAGTTTTCCTGGCAAAACTTCAAACTACCCTCAAGAACTGTGCATGGGCCAGTCATTCAGCTTGAAGCCCCCCATTGAGAAGCCTACGCCTTCTCCACCTGTGAACGGGTTGCAGGGACCCTTGCCATATACCAATGGGCACTATTTCCAGCCCCTCTGGAATAACATTCTGCCCACACCCAACAGTGACAGCTCTGGGTCCCAGGACCTCGCCATGCCTTTCCACGGGGGACAGCCAGCAGGAGCGCCACTAGATTGTGCAGGAGGAACTCATtacagagctggagctgggccaTCCAGCCAGAATAATGTGATGCAGACCATGGATTACCTAAGCGGGGACTTCCAGCAGTCCTGCTTCAGAGATCAGAGCATGGCCGTGCTGGGAAAAGTCCATCGGCCTCCCATGAACCGAGCACCTGAACCAACCGATAGTCGAAATCTTCATATTCAACACCCAGGGTATAGATAG
- the FAM222B gene encoding protein FAM222B isoform X3, with protein MRSAQYPTPAELDAYAKKVANNPLTIKIFPNSVKVPQRKHIRRTVNGLDTSGQRYSPYPSQATTKTGLLAIVKSPAKGIIKDFDGTRTRLLPEAMMNPPSTPYVAPSTLTHPQALARQQALQHAQTLPHPQSIPQPQTLQHPQGIPQPQSLPHPQGIPQPQTLPHPQNMQQPQGLQHPQTMAHQTLQHPPNPLLQPGLHGSRKMPDADAPPNVTVSTSTIPLSMAATLQQNQPPDLSSIVHQINQFCQARAGISTTSVCEGQIANPSPISRNLLINASTRVSTHNVPTPMPSCVVNPVDHAAAAIPPASVNVPMVNINRVPPAYQNEIKSVAWNQHQLVHLQQMCGDAAGPAGLAGKHPQREIAGQSFPGKTSNYPQELCMGQSFSLKPPIEKPTPSPPVNGLQGPLPYTNGHYFQPLWNNILPTPNSDSSGSQDLAMPFHGGQPAGAPLDCAGGTHYRAGAGPSSQNNVMQTMDYLSGDFQQSCFRDQSMAVLGKVHRPPMNRAPEPTDSRNLHIQHPGYR; from the coding sequence ATGAGATCTGCACAGTATCCTACCCCAGCAGAATTGGATGCTTATGCTAAGAAGGTCGCCAACAATCCACTGACTATAAAAATTTTTCCAAACAGTGTCAAGGTTCCCCAGAGGAAACACATACGCCGTACTGTGAACGGACTTGATACTTCGGGCCAGAGGTACAGTCCCTACCCGTCTCAGGCCACCACAAAAACAGGCCTCCTGGCGATAGTCAAATCTCCAGCAAAAGGAATTATCAAAGACTTTGACGGGACACGCACGCGTCTGCTGCCGGAAGCGATGATGAATCCCCCTTCCACACCATACGTTGCACCTAGCACTTTAACCCACCCCCAGGCGCTTGCTCGCCAGCAGGCTCTCCAGCATGCACAGACTTTGCCGCACCCCCAGAGTATACCGCAGCCACAGACTTTGCAGCACCCTCAGGGTATACCACAGCCACAAAGCTTACCGCACCCTCAGGGGATACCGCAGCCACAGACGCTGCCGCACCCTCAGAATATGCAGCAGCCGCAGGGCTTGCAGCATCCTCAGACCATGGCACACCAGACTCTGCAGCACCCCCCAAATCCTTTGCTGCAGCCGGGTTTACATGGAAGCAGAAAGATGCCGGATGCAGATGCGCCGCCGAATGTGACCGTGTCTACCTCAACCATTCCCCTCTCTATGgctgccaccctgcagcagaACCAGCCACCGGACCTGAGCAGCATTGTGCACCAGATTAACCAGTTCTGCCAGGCCAGAGCTGGCATTAGCACTACCTCAGTGTGTGAGGGACAGATTGCAAACCCCAGCCCTATAAGTCGCAACCTGCTTATCAATGCAAGTACCAGGGTATCTACTCACAATGTCCCTACACCCATGCCTTCCTGTGTAGTAAACCCTGTAgatcatgctgctgctgctattccTCCTGCCTCTGTTAATGTGCCCATGGTGAATATTAACAGGGTGCCGCCCGCGTACCAGAACGAAATCAAATCGGTTGCCTGGAACCAGCACCAGCTTGTGCATCTGCAGCAAATgtgtggggatgctgctgggccTGCTGGACTCGCAGGGAAGCACCCTCAGAGAGAGATCGCAGGGCAGAGTTTTCCTGGCAAAACTTCAAACTACCCTCAAGAACTGTGCATGGGCCAGTCATTCAGCTTGAAGCCCCCCATTGAGAAGCCTACGCCTTCTCCACCTGTGAACGGGTTGCAGGGACCCTTGCCATATACCAATGGGCACTATTTCCAGCCCCTCTGGAATAACATTCTGCCCACACCCAACAGTGACAGCTCTGGGTCCCAGGACCTCGCCATGCCTTTCCACGGGGGACAGCCAGCAGGAGCGCCACTAGATTGTGCAGGAGGAACTCATtacagagctggagctgggccaTCCAGCCAGAATAATGTGATGCAGACCATGGATTACCTAAGCGGGGACTTCCAGCAGTCCTGCTTCAGAGATCAGAGCATGGCCGTGCTGGGAAAAGTCCATCGGCCTCCCATGAACCGAGCACCTGAACCAACCGATAGTCGAAATCTTCATATTCAACACCCAGGGTATAGATAG
- the FAM222B gene encoding protein FAM222B isoform X2, whose translation MLACLPGPGDLSFQLLSYTQMNTGLQKWDTTQKMRSAQYPTPAELDAYAKKVANNPLTIKIFPNSVKVPQRKHIRRTVNGLDTSGQRYSPYPSQATTKTGLLAIVKSPAKGIIKDFDGTRTRLLPEAMMNPPSTPYVAPSTLTHPQALARQQALQHAQTLPHPQSIPQPQTLQHPQGIPQPQSLPHPQGIPQPQTLPHPQNMQQPQGLQHPQTMAHQTLQHPPNPLLQPGLHGSRKMPDADAPPNVTVSTSTIPLSMAATLQQNQPPDLSSIVHQINQFCQARAGISTTSVCEGQIANPSPISRNLLINASTRVSTHNVPTPMPSCVVNPVDHAAAAIPPASVNVPMVNINRVPPAYQNEIKSVAWNQHQLVHLQQMCGDAAGPAGLAGKHPQREIAGQSFPGKTSNYPQELCMGQSFSLKPPIEKPTPSPPVNGLQGPLPYTNGHYFQPLWNNILPTPNSDSSGSQDLAMPFHGGQPAGAPLDCAGGTHYRAGAGPSSQNNVMQTMDYLSGDFQQSCFRDQSMAVLGKVHRPPMNRAPEPTDSRNLHIQHPGYR comes from the exons ATGCTGGCCTGTCTGCCAGGACCAGGTGACCTCtcctttcagcttctttcttacACGCAGATGAACACTGGACTTCAGAAAT GGGACACTACACAGAAAATGAGATCTGCACAGTATCCTACCCCAGCAGAATTGGATGCTTATGCTAAGAAGGTCGCCAACAATCCACTGACTATAAAAATTTTTCCAAACAGTGTCAAGGTTCCCCAGAGGAAACACATACGCCGTACTGTGAACGGACTTGATACTTCGGGCCAGAGGTACAGTCCCTACCCGTCTCAGGCCACCACAAAAACAGGCCTCCTGGCGATAGTCAAATCTCCAGCAAAAGGAATTATCAAAGACTTTGACGGGACACGCACGCGTCTGCTGCCGGAAGCGATGATGAATCCCCCTTCCACACCATACGTTGCACCTAGCACTTTAACCCACCCCCAGGCGCTTGCTCGCCAGCAGGCTCTCCAGCATGCACAGACTTTGCCGCACCCCCAGAGTATACCGCAGCCACAGACTTTGCAGCACCCTCAGGGTATACCACAGCCACAAAGCTTACCGCACCCTCAGGGGATACCGCAGCCACAGACGCTGCCGCACCCTCAGAATATGCAGCAGCCGCAGGGCTTGCAGCATCCTCAGACCATGGCACACCAGACTCTGCAGCACCCCCCAAATCCTTTGCTGCAGCCGGGTTTACATGGAAGCAGAAAGATGCCGGATGCAGATGCGCCGCCGAATGTGACCGTGTCTACCTCAACCATTCCCCTCTCTATGgctgccaccctgcagcagaACCAGCCACCGGACCTGAGCAGCATTGTGCACCAGATTAACCAGTTCTGCCAGGCCAGAGCTGGCATTAGCACTACCTCAGTGTGTGAGGGACAGATTGCAAACCCCAGCCCTATAAGTCGCAACCTGCTTATCAATGCAAGTACCAGGGTATCTACTCACAATGTCCCTACACCCATGCCTTCCTGTGTAGTAAACCCTGTAgatcatgctgctgctgctattccTCCTGCCTCTGTTAATGTGCCCATGGTGAATATTAACAGGGTGCCGCCCGCGTACCAGAACGAAATCAAATCGGTTGCCTGGAACCAGCACCAGCTTGTGCATCTGCAGCAAATgtgtggggatgctgctgggccTGCTGGACTCGCAGGGAAGCACCCTCAGAGAGAGATCGCAGGGCAGAGTTTTCCTGGCAAAACTTCAAACTACCCTCAAGAACTGTGCATGGGCCAGTCATTCAGCTTGAAGCCCCCCATTGAGAAGCCTACGCCTTCTCCACCTGTGAACGGGTTGCAGGGACCCTTGCCATATACCAATGGGCACTATTTCCAGCCCCTCTGGAATAACATTCTGCCCACACCCAACAGTGACAGCTCTGGGTCCCAGGACCTCGCCATGCCTTTCCACGGGGGACAGCCAGCAGGAGCGCCACTAGATTGTGCAGGAGGAACTCATtacagagctggagctgggccaTCCAGCCAGAATAATGTGATGCAGACCATGGATTACCTAAGCGGGGACTTCCAGCAGTCCTGCTTCAGAGATCAGAGCATGGCCGTGCTGGGAAAAGTCCATCGGCCTCCCATGAACCGAGCACCTGAACCAACCGATAGTCGAAATCTTCATATTCAACACCCAGGGTATAGATAG